The following proteins are co-located in the Rippkaea orientalis PCC 8801 genome:
- a CDS encoding universal stress protein: MFNTVLFPVDQSREAREAAETVANIVKTYNSRLVLLSVVEKSPEAGETEEKGVMGSAEAVAKLLQGAQALFANKGIEADILEREGMPSFTICDVADEVNADLIVMGCRGLGLTTEGASESVTNRVINLSPCPVLIIP; encoded by the coding sequence ATGTTTAATACCGTGTTATTCCCTGTGGATCAAAGTCGAGAAGCCCGCGAGGCGGCTGAAACAGTCGCTAATATCGTCAAAACCTATAATAGTCGCCTAGTCTTATTATCGGTTGTCGAAAAATCCCCCGAAGCAGGAGAAACTGAAGAAAAAGGGGTGATGGGTTCTGCTGAAGCGGTGGCTAAATTATTACAAGGGGCTCAGGCACTTTTTGCTAACAAAGGCATTGAAGCGGATATCCTTGAACGAGAAGGAATGCCTTCTTTTACCATCTGCGATGTGGCCGATGAAGTCAATGCTGATTTAATTGTTATGGGATGTCGTGGACTGGGGTTAACCACTGAAGGCGCGTCAGAAAGTGTTACTAACCGGGTTATTAACCTCTCTCCTTGTCCTGTCTTAATTATTCCCTAG
- a CDS encoding bifunctional ADP-dependent NAD(P)H-hydrate dehydratase/NAD(P)H-hydrate epimerase, with translation MMKLDAFDPLESIVVTADQMGKIESRLFEAGMPVAALMEKAALLMSRRIQELYPLCNLSRVGILVGPGHNGGDALVIARELHLQGYNVCLYRPFIQSKELTIQHLKYAQSLGIPYSQEIEFLENCELIIDGLFGFGLTRELSGNIAQAIEFINHLNIPIISVDLPSGLNTDTGEVLGIAIKATYTLCLGLWKPVFFQDKALEYLGNVERINFGIPPKDVWAIVAKPAPLQILTPTLARGFLPLPRPLVTHKYQQGHLLLICGSRRYAGGSILTGLGARSSGVGMLSIAVPESLKSLLVSHLPDALIIDCPETENGAIAELPPLAADFNNYDIIGCGPGLTQEVTSVVEKVLKANCPVILDADALNILAKLGTMDSLSQRKATTILTPHLGEFKRLFPNISDPGCDRIAAVRTAAQDTGAIILLKGARTAIATPNGSVWLISESTPALARGGSGDVLTGLIGGLLAQNIASGGKIETGVDVGGIVATAAWWHAQAGILAAKERTELGVDAFTLSQWLVKVGIVK, from the coding sequence ATGATGAAATTAGACGCATTTGATCCCCTTGAATCTATTGTCGTGACGGCTGATCAAATGGGGAAAATTGAAAGCAGACTCTTTGAAGCAGGAATGCCGGTTGCTGCTTTAATGGAAAAAGCTGCCTTATTAATGTCTCGACGCATTCAAGAACTTTACCCCCTTTGTAATCTGTCACGGGTGGGTATTTTAGTGGGGCCAGGTCATAATGGTGGAGATGCTTTAGTTATTGCTAGAGAATTACATCTACAAGGCTATAATGTTTGTTTATATCGCCCGTTCATTCAATCAAAAGAATTAACGATTCAACACCTAAAATATGCTCAGAGTTTAGGCATTCCTTACTCTCAAGAAATTGAATTTTTAGAGAATTGTGAGTTAATTATTGATGGTCTATTTGGCTTTGGGTTAACTAGAGAACTATCAGGAAATATTGCCCAAGCAATAGAGTTTATTAATCACCTGAATATCCCTATTATTAGTGTTGATCTTCCTTCAGGATTAAACACGGATACGGGAGAAGTTTTAGGAATAGCAATCAAAGCAACTTATACGCTTTGTTTAGGGCTATGGAAACCTGTATTTTTTCAAGATAAAGCTTTAGAATATCTCGGAAATGTTGAACGGATTAATTTTGGTATTCCTCCTAAAGATGTTTGGGCAATTGTTGCAAAACCTGCCCCTTTACAAATTTTAACCCCAACCCTCGCGCGAGGGTTTTTGCCTTTACCCCGTCCCCTAGTCACCCACAAATATCAACAGGGACATCTTCTTCTCATTTGCGGTTCTCGTCGCTATGCAGGGGGTAGCATTTTAACGGGGTTGGGAGCCCGCAGTAGTGGGGTAGGAATGCTGTCTATTGCTGTTCCTGAGTCCCTAAAATCTCTGTTAGTCAGTCATTTACCCGATGCGTTAATTATTGACTGTCCCGAAACGGAAAACGGTGCGATCGCAGAACTCCCTCCTCTAGCCGCAGATTTTAATAATTACGATATCATCGGCTGTGGTCCCGGATTAACGCAAGAAGTGACATCAGTCGTTGAAAAAGTCTTGAAGGCAAACTGTCCCGTGATTTTAGATGCGGATGCGTTGAATATTTTAGCCAAATTAGGAACCATGGACTCTCTCTCTCAACGCAAGGCTACCACGATATTAACGCCCCATTTAGGGGAATTTAAGCGACTTTTCCCGAATATTTCTGATCCTGGTTGCGATCGCATTGCTGCCGTTCGGACAGCAGCGCAAGACACTGGGGCGATTATTCTATTAAAAGGGGCTCGGACTGCGATCGCTACCCCTAATGGTTCTGTATGGCTGATTTCTGAGAGTACACCCGCTTTGGCACGGGGGGGTAGTGGGGATGTCCTAACGGGGTTAATAGGGGGCTTATTGGCGCAAAATATCGCCTCTGGAGGGAAAATAGAAACAGGGGTTGATGTAGGGGGAATCGTTGCGACTGCTGCTTGGTGGCACGCACAAGCGGGAATTTTAGCAGCGAAAGAACGTACTGAGTTAGGAGTAGATGCGTTTACCCTATCTCAATGGTTAGTTAAAGTAGGTATTGTAAAATAA
- a CDS encoding protein phosphatase 2C domain-containing protein produces MENLEATIQCSNRNCQASNPQENKFCQNCGIPLVKRYLWVLGDWSQSYQVGQLIDERYLLKAPKIVLDTQPGVPPKLTEEVPSQLRSYLKLFPYRLHLPQIYSYYPSSKENSQESEICLLEYSNIPLNTDGDLLYPNLLPTLTEVWAQTSPLRQLNWLWQMAKLWHPLEQQQMVSSLVDNPNLIRVNGPVLHLLELTKDTHHYYSLKQLGQFWSSLVETASPLMANFLEELCNRLHKGRIPHTEYLFSYLDPAIAQCAQWHHFHYQIFTSTHSGPTRDHNEDDCYPPPEELIDTEKEGIMPFALVCDGIGGQEGGEIASELAKNTLLENMGRLAWLGQGSNYEQYLEQLRELICLSNDRISQRNDAEHRQERQRMGTTIVMALAHGHEVYLGNVGDSRIYQITPTTCHQVTVDDDLATREATLSYLFYRDAIQYPNSGALVQALGMNESSSLHPNLDRLIVDDSCVLLLCSDGLSDYDRVEQYWDSEIAPILRGETDIATVGKNLIKLANTKNGHDNVTIALVYCQVNLIEDPNRQPLSIAAIEASLSTILRAQVSQKPDQDTLTQRPDTEPTPSPKVTILPTPTPTPTVAFAAKTTLSPKIWVWVIGLLGLVAIAGTAYFVWQSQNQPQQETIETIP; encoded by the coding sequence ATGGAAAATCTTGAGGCAACAATCCAATGTTCCAATCGGAACTGCCAAGCGTCCAATCCCCAAGAGAACAAATTCTGTCAAAATTGTGGGATACCTTTGGTAAAACGTTACCTGTGGGTATTAGGGGACTGGAGTCAATCCTATCAAGTTGGACAATTGATCGACGAACGATATCTCCTGAAAGCACCAAAAATCGTACTTGACACCCAACCTGGTGTTCCCCCGAAACTAACCGAGGAAGTTCCTAGCCAATTAAGATCCTATCTAAAACTCTTTCCCTATCGTCTCCATTTGCCCCAAATTTATAGTTATTACCCTAGTTCCAAGGAAAACAGCCAAGAATCAGAGATTTGTTTACTTGAATATAGCAATATTCCCCTCAATACTGACGGAGACCTCCTCTATCCCAATCTTTTGCCCACACTAACCGAGGTTTGGGCACAAACCAGTCCCTTAAGACAATTAAATTGGCTATGGCAAATGGCTAAATTATGGCATCCCTTAGAACAACAACAAATGGTGTCCAGTTTAGTCGATAATCCTAATTTAATTCGGGTCAACGGACCTGTCTTACATCTATTAGAACTCACCAAAGATACCCACCATTACTATAGTCTGAAACAATTAGGACAATTTTGGTCCTCATTGGTGGAGACTGCGTCCCCCTTAATGGCTAATTTTTTAGAAGAACTGTGTAACCGACTGCATAAAGGACGTATTCCCCACACCGAATACCTGTTTAGTTATCTTGACCCGGCGATCGCCCAATGTGCACAATGGCATCACTTCCATTACCAAATTTTCACCAGTACCCATTCTGGGCCAACGCGCGATCACAACGAAGATGACTGTTATCCTCCCCCAGAAGAACTGATTGATACCGAAAAGGAAGGAATCATGCCCTTTGCCCTAGTTTGTGATGGCATTGGGGGACAAGAGGGGGGAGAAATTGCCTCAGAATTAGCAAAAAATACGCTCTTAGAAAATATGGGGCGACTGGCCTGGTTAGGACAGGGGTCGAATTATGAACAATATCTAGAACAGTTAAGAGAGTTGATTTGTCTGAGTAATGATCGCATCAGTCAACGCAACGACGCAGAACACCGCCAGGAACGGCAACGGATGGGGACTACTATCGTAATGGCTTTAGCCCACGGCCATGAGGTCTATTTGGGCAATGTAGGAGATTCTCGTATTTATCAGATTACTCCAACCACTTGCCATCAAGTGACGGTTGATGATGATTTGGCTACCCGTGAAGCGACATTATCCTATCTATTTTACCGAGATGCTATTCAATATCCCAATTCAGGGGCATTGGTACAAGCGTTGGGGATGAATGAGTCTTCTTCTTTGCATCCCAATTTAGATCGCTTAATTGTTGATGATAGCTGTGTGTTGTTACTCTGTTCGGATGGGTTAAGTGATTATGATCGGGTAGAACAGTATTGGGATAGCGAAATTGCGCCTATTTTACGCGGGGAAACGGATATCGCTACGGTGGGAAAAAATCTGATTAAGCTGGCTAATACTAAAAATGGCCATGATAATGTTACTATTGCCCTGGTTTACTGTCAGGTAAACTTGATCGAAGATCCTAACCGTCAACCCCTTTCCATCGCTGCGATCGAAGCTTCTTTAAGCACTATCTTAAGAGCTCAAGTCTCTCAAAAACCCGATCAAGATACTCTGACTCAACGTCCTGACACAGAACCAACCCCATCTCCTAAAGTAACCATACTTCCGACACCAACCCCAACGCCAACGGTAGCATTTGCCGCTAAGACAACATTATCCCCTAAAATTTGGGTTTGGGTAATAGGATTGTTAGGTTTAGTTGCGATCGCAGGGACAGCTTATTTTGTTTGGCAATCTCAAAATCAACCTCAGCAAGAAACCATAGAAACGATTCCTTAA
- a CDS encoding SDR family oxidoreductase, translating to MKKLLITGASGFLGWHLCQKAQQSWEVYGTYFNHKITIPNVDLLKIDLTNFLDIKTCINQLKPDGIIHLAAASKPNYCQIYPQESAKINIEASVNIANLCSDLEIPCIFTSTDLVFDGLNAPYKETDPVSPISYYGEQKVKAEQQMLAIYPKTVVCRMPLMFGLASPTSASFIDFFINTLKEGKELSLFIDEFRTPVSSSTAADGLLLALQKASGNILHLGGKERISRYQFGLLMAQVLGLPSHLITPCQQQDVPMAAPRSPDTSLDSSKAFSLGYNPLSLKEQLNHLNYCPLV from the coding sequence ATGAAGAAGTTATTAATTACTGGAGCGAGTGGATTTTTAGGATGGCATCTTTGTCAAAAAGCTCAACAAAGTTGGGAAGTGTATGGAACTTATTTTAACCATAAGATAACGATTCCTAACGTTGATTTGCTAAAAATTGATCTGACGAATTTTCTGGATATAAAAACTTGCATTAATCAACTCAAACCAGATGGAATTATTCATTTAGCAGCCGCTTCTAAACCCAATTATTGTCAGATCTATCCTCAAGAATCGGCTAAAATCAATATAGAGGCTTCTGTCAATATTGCTAACCTTTGTTCTGACTTAGAGATTCCTTGTATTTTTACGTCAACCGATTTGGTTTTTGATGGCTTAAATGCACCCTATAAAGAAACAGATCCGGTTTCTCCGATTAGTTATTATGGGGAACAAAAAGTTAAAGCAGAACAGCAAATGTTAGCAATATACCCCAAAACGGTTGTCTGTAGAATGCCCTTAATGTTTGGTCTTGCCTCTCCTACCTCTGCTAGTTTTATTGACTTTTTTATTAACACTTTAAAAGAGGGCAAAGAATTAAGTCTTTTTATCGATGAATTTAGGACTCCTGTCAGTTCTTCAACGGCTGCGGATGGATTATTATTAGCTTTACAAAAAGCATCGGGAAACATCTTACATTTAGGAGGGAAAGAAAGAATATCACGTTATCAATTCGGGTTACTGATGGCTCAAGTTTTAGGACTACCTAGCCATTTAATTACCCCTTGTCAACAACAAGATGTTCCGATGGCTGCACCTCGTTCTCCCGATACTTCTTTAGATAGTTCAAAAGCGTTTAGTTTAGGGTATAATCCTCTATCTTTGAAAGAACAATTAAACCACTTAAATTATTGTCCATTAGTCTAA
- the hisB gene encoding imidazoleglycerol-phosphate dehydratase HisB, whose amino-acid sequence MSSQDPSFLPRIASVSRTTKETDVMVRVNLDGQGKCESQTGIPFLDHMIHQIASHGLIDLDVKATGDIEIDDHHTNEDVGITLGQALGKALGDRKGIVRFGHFIAPLDEALIQVSLDFSGRPHLSYGLDIPTQRVGTYDTQLVREFFVAVVNHSLMTLHIRQLDGINSHHIIEATFKAFARALRMASEIDPRRSQDIPSSKGVL is encoded by the coding sequence ATGTCGAGTCAAGATCCCTCATTTTTACCGAGAATAGCCTCCGTCAGTCGCACCACAAAAGAAACGGATGTGATGGTGAGGGTAAATTTAGATGGCCAAGGAAAATGCGAGTCTCAAACAGGTATTCCGTTTCTCGATCACATGATTCATCAAATTGCATCCCATGGATTAATTGATCTAGACGTGAAAGCAACTGGAGATATCGAAATTGATGATCATCATACTAATGAAGATGTGGGAATTACCCTAGGTCAAGCATTAGGGAAAGCGTTAGGCGATCGCAAAGGAATTGTCCGTTTTGGTCATTTTATTGCCCCTTTAGATGAAGCCTTAATTCAAGTGTCGTTAGACTTTTCGGGACGACCTCACCTGAGTTATGGGTTAGACATTCCCACCCAAAGAGTAGGGACTTATGATACTCAGTTAGTCCGAGAATTTTTTGTCGCGGTAGTTAACCATAGCCTAATGACCTTACACATTCGTCAATTAGACGGCATTAATTCCCATCATATCATTGAAGCAACTTTCAAAGCTTTTGCCAGAGCCCTGCGGATGGCCTCAGAAATTGATCCCCGTCGTTCTCAGGATATTCCCAGTTCTAAAGGAGTGTTGTAG
- a CDS encoding Uma2 family endonuclease — translation MTKTLPKAENRTLLTGIRWETYQRLSFDLAENPHQKLTYDQGILEIMTPLPEHEINKGFLGRLVQTTTEVLGLEILSLGSTTLSRKDLEKGIEPDECFYITNEALIRGQIKFDLTVDPAPDLAIEIDITSSSLNRLTIYESLGIGELWRFDGQDLFIYCLKQGRYQEQNASEVLPILSRSIILGFLKRRGEIGENALLREFRQWLLQSTDKLIKKTP, via the coding sequence ATGACAAAAACACTACCTAAAGCAGAAAATAGAACGCTATTAACCGGAATTAGATGGGAAACCTATCAAAGATTATCCTTCGATTTAGCAGAAAATCCTCATCAAAAATTGACCTATGATCAAGGAATATTGGAAATTATGACTCCCTTGCCAGAACATGAAATCAATAAAGGTTTTTTAGGCAGACTGGTACAAACCACAACGGAGGTATTAGGATTAGAAATATTAAGTCTAGGTTCTACAACGTTGAGTCGAAAAGATTTAGAAAAAGGGATTGAACCCGATGAATGTTTTTATATTACAAATGAAGCCTTGATACGGGGTCAAATCAAATTTGATTTGACTGTAGATCCTGCCCCTGATTTAGCGATTGAGATTGATATTACTAGCAGTTCTTTAAATCGTTTAACGATTTATGAGTCTTTAGGAATTGGGGAACTATGGCGTTTTGATGGCCAGGATTTATTTATTTATTGTTTAAAACAGGGCAGGTATCAAGAACAAAACGCTTCTGAAGTTTTGCCTATTTTATCTAGATCCATTATTTTAGGCTTTCTCAAAAGACGGGGCGAAATAGGAGAAAATGCTTTACTTCGTGAGTTTCGTCAATGGTTACTCCAATCAACCGATAAATTAATCAAAAAAACCCCTTGA
- a CDS encoding EVE domain-containing protein: MAYWLFQGNPKYYRITDAIRELEKMPWLVTRYGKDMGVGDGVLVWIAGSEAGIYAIAQIIETPQIFAELPDANYWINPKNAKLEKPRATISFVRKLLGQPLRKHELKHDAILKQLLVIRAPNSTNFKVTSEQWDRIYQLKG; this comes from the coding sequence ATGGCTTATTGGTTATTTCAAGGAAACCCTAAATACTATCGCATTACTGATGCTATTCGTGAATTAGAAAAAATGCCTTGGTTAGTGACTCGCTATGGTAAAGATATGGGGGTTGGAGATGGGGTTTTAGTCTGGATAGCGGGGTCAGAAGCGGGAATTTATGCCATTGCCCAAATTATTGAAACTCCCCAGATTTTTGCGGAATTGCCTGATGCCAATTACTGGATTAATCCTAAAAATGCTAAATTAGAAAAGCCCCGCGCTACAATTAGTTTTGTTCGTAAATTATTAGGACAACCTTTACGAAAACATGAGTTAAAACACGATGCTATTCTTAAACAATTATTAGTCATTCGCGCTCCCAATAGTACCAATTTTAAAGTCACCTCTGAACAATGGGATAGGATTTATCAATTGAAAGGTTAA
- a CDS encoding iron-containing alcohol dehydrogenase family protein, whose amino-acid sequence MQPKTASLSSSTHTTLTSLFVSPTQVLKGEAILLQAGNAIARLGERPLVVGGQQTLKVISPHLDPIFKKFKLQSAQAPYTPDCSESSLEALETALKQHQGDFIIGVGGGKALDTAKLLAHQHQLPIITIPTSAATCAAWTALSNIYSDEGAFQYDVPLVKCPDLVILDYEIVKKAPKRTLVAGIGDAIAKWYEASVSSGTSTATLTIAAVQQARVLRDLLFQKSVAALETPGGEEWREVVDACVLLAGVIGGLGGANCRTVAAHAVHNGLTHIPAAHGTLHGEKVAYGILVQLRLEEMIQGNQLAVSSRQQLLKFYEQIGLPKTLEGLGLSKATLAELRQAAEITCQPKSDIHRLPFAVSPDQLLAAMVSTTV is encoded by the coding sequence ATGCAGCCAAAAACCGCCTCTTTGTCTTCTTCTACCCATACCACCTTAACCTCTTTATTCGTTTCTCCGACTCAGGTACTCAAAGGAGAAGCTATTCTCCTCCAAGCGGGAAATGCGATCGCCCGTTTAGGTGAACGTCCTTTAGTCGTTGGGGGACAGCAAACCCTCAAAGTTATCTCACCTCACCTTGACCCCATCTTCAAGAAATTTAAGCTACAATCTGCCCAAGCTCCCTATACCCCAGATTGTTCAGAAAGTTCGTTAGAAGCCTTAGAAACAGCCTTAAAACAGCATCAGGGAGACTTTATTATCGGGGTAGGCGGCGGTAAAGCCCTCGATACGGCTAAATTACTCGCTCATCAGCATCAGTTACCCATCATTACGATACCAACATCGGCAGCAACCTGTGCCGCTTGGACGGCTTTATCAAATATCTATTCCGATGAAGGAGCGTTTCAGTACGATGTTCCCCTCGTCAAATGCCCCGACTTAGTAATTCTGGACTACGAAATCGTTAAAAAGGCTCCAAAACGGACATTAGTTGCCGGAATTGGTGATGCGATCGCTAAATGGTATGAAGCATCCGTCAGCAGTGGAACCTCAACAGCCACCTTGACGATTGCTGCGGTTCAACAAGCGCGAGTTTTGCGGGATCTCTTGTTTCAGAAGTCCGTAGCTGCCTTAGAAACGCCTGGAGGTGAGGAATGGAGAGAGGTAGTTGATGCTTGTGTGTTGTTAGCGGGAGTTATTGGGGGGTTAGGTGGGGCAAATTGTCGCACAGTGGCTGCCCATGCGGTACATAATGGATTAACCCATATTCCGGCTGCCCATGGGACGTTACATGGGGAAAAGGTAGCCTATGGTATTTTAGTTCAATTGCGTCTAGAAGAGATGATCCAGGGTAATCAATTAGCGGTTTCTTCTCGACAACAATTGTTGAAGTTTTATGAACAAATTGGCTTACCAAAAACCTTAGAAGGGTTAGGATTATCAAAGGCAACGTTAGCCGAATTACGCCAAGCGGCTGAGATTACTTGTCAGCCTAAATCTGATATTCATCGTCTACCTTTTGCTGTTTCACCTGATCAATTATTAGCAGCAATGGTGTCTACAACAGTATAG
- a CDS encoding DUF4330 domain-containing protein, protein MKLLDSKGRLFGKVSVLDLGAALVIFLVIVGIFVVPGKSGVSSIAQMSKQPIEVDVIVRGLGIRDPQSLFEQFQTNKKTNIVIRNQPAGEVEIKKVSPFERNTLVPQPDGSVKALPDPRPEAAYYTDMILTLGGEAEITDTGAVLGSQKVKIGTLIELEGKNYNFNSSTIDVRILK, encoded by the coding sequence ATGAAATTATTAGATTCTAAAGGCCGTTTATTTGGTAAAGTTAGCGTTTTAGATTTAGGCGCAGCCTTAGTTATTTTTCTGGTGATTGTTGGCATTTTTGTGGTTCCTGGTAAATCAGGTGTTAGCAGCATCGCACAAATGTCTAAACAACCCATCGAAGTTGATGTTATTGTACGCGGTTTGGGGATTCGAGATCCTCAGTCTTTGTTTGAACAATTTCAGACGAATAAAAAAACTAATATTGTTATTCGTAACCAACCCGCAGGGGAAGTGGAAATCAAGAAAGTTAGTCCTTTTGAAAGAAATACCCTGGTTCCTCAACCCGATGGTTCTGTTAAAGCATTGCCCGATCCTCGACCGGAAGCAGCCTATTATACTGATATGATTTTAACCCTAGGAGGAGAAGCCGAAATTACCGATACTGGCGCAGTCCTAGGCAGTCAAAAAGTCAAAATTGGCACATTAATCGAGCTAGAAGGCAAAAATTATAACTTTAATAGTAGCACCATCGATGTACGCATCCTTAAGTAG